In one Carassius carassius chromosome 12, fCarCar2.1, whole genome shotgun sequence genomic region, the following are encoded:
- the LOC132154505 gene encoding vimentin A2-like, whose protein sequence is MMSTSSYKKRFGDVSRSSAFSQVSSRQSSSSVRSRVSLGVSSAPVIYASKSSRVRSSAAMPRLTSEILDFNLSDALNTEFKANRLNEKAQMQSLNDRFASYIEKVRFLEQQNRILCAELEQLRGQGSSRITDLYEEEMRDLRRQVDQLTTEKARVEVARDNLAEDFERLREKLQDEILQREDAENNTKSYRQDVDKAALARVDLERKVESLHDELAFLKKLHDEELAELQAQIQDQQVQVDMDIAKPDLTAALRDVRLQYENLATKNIQESEDWYKSKFTDLTEAANKSNEALRLAKQESNDYRRQVQALTCEVDALKGTNESLEHQMREMEENFSMESSSSQDKIVQLEEDTQNMKDEMAKHLREYQDLLNVKMALDIEIATYRKLLEGEESRISTPLPNFSTFNLRETMLELKPAIESTFTKKVLIKTIETRDGQVINESTQNHDDLE, encoded by the exons ATGATGTCTACCTCCTCCTACAAAAAGCGCTTTGGAGATGTGAGTCGGAGCAGCGCGTTTTCCCaagtctccagccgccagagctCCAGCTCCGTGCGCTCGCGGGTGTCTCTCGGCGTCTCCTCGGCTCCGGTCATTTACGCGTCGAAGAGCTCCAGAGTCCGAAGCAGCGCGGCGATGCCACGACTGACCTCTGAGATTCTGGACTTTAACCTCTCGGACGCCTTAAACACAGAATTCAAGGCAAACCGGCTGAATGAGAAGGCGCAGATGCAGTCGCTGAACGACCGCTTCGCCAGTTACATCGAGAAGGTGCGTTTCCTGGAGCAGCAGAACAGGATCCTGTGCGCGGAGCTGGAGCAGCTGAGGGGTCAGGGGTCGTCCCGCATCACAGATCTGTATGAGGAGGAGATGCGCGACCTGAGGAGACAGGTGGACCAGCTCACCACGGAGAAAGCACGCGTGGAAGTGGCGCGAGACAACCTGGCTGAAGATTTTGAGCGACTCAGAGAGAA ACTGCAGGATGAGATTCTTCAGCGAGAAGATGCAGAGAATAACACAAAGAGTTACAGACAG GATGTGGATAAGGCTGCTCTTGCTCGAGTGGATCTTGAGAGGAAAGTGGAGTCTCTTCATGATGAACTCGCCTTCCTAAAAAAGCTCCATGATGAG GAGCTGGCTGAGCTGCAGGCACAGATCCAGGACCAGCAGGTGCAGGTGGATATGGACATAGCCAAACCTGATCTGACAGCTGCTCTGAGAGACGTCCGACTGCAATACGAGAACCTGGCAACCAAAAACATCCAGGAGTCAGAGGATTGGTACAAATCCAAG TTCACTGACCTGACGGAAGCAGCTAACAAGAGTAATGAAGCTCTGCGATTGGCCAAGCAGGAGTCCAATGATTACAGACGTCAGGTGCAGGCGCTCACTTGTGAGGTGGACGCGCTCAAGGGAACA AATGAGTCTCTGGAGCATCAGATGAGGGAGATGGAGGAGAACTTTTCAATGGAGTCGTCGAGTTCCCAGGATAAAATTGTTCAGTTGGAGGAGGACACACAGAACATGAAAGACGAGATGGCAAAACATCTGCGTGAGTATCAGGATCTGCTCAATGTCAAGATGGCCCTGGACATCGAGATCGCCACCTACAGGAAACTTCTAGAGGGGGAGGAGAGCAG AATTTCAACCCCTCTTCCAAACTTCTCCACCTTTAATCTGAGAG AAACGATGCTTGAGTTGAAGCCAGCTATTGAAAGTACATTTACTAAGAAAGTTCTTATTAAGACCATCGAGACCAGAGATGGACAG GTGATCAATGAGTCCACTCAGAACCATGATGACCTGGAGTGA